One window of Deltaproteobacteria bacterium genomic DNA carries:
- a CDS encoding DUF3047 domain-containing protein: MDIGRVIILLLLFLWGGTGAAVAGEKGILWVDRFAGGVDAKGFPVGWNLEKEPGSDSKITLEQEKEGHFLRLLSVGDTFGLKKEMSFDIRQYPYLSWRWRATKLPKGGDIRKRETDDQAGQIYVVFPKFPTMIKSVGYIWDSQAPAGFSGTSTAYSKMKYVVLQSGVNNLNQWVSESRNVYEDYKKLFQEEPPTVGTVLLYINSQHTKSSASCDYADIFFSASPPKKE, translated from the coding sequence ATGGACATTGGGAGAGTGATTATCCTTCTTCTGCTTTTTCTTTGGGGGGGCACCGGAGCTGCAGTAGCCGGGGAAAAGGGGATCCTTTGGGTAGACCGCTTTGCGGGTGGAGTAGATGCGAAAGGGTTTCCGGTCGGTTGGAACCTGGAAAAAGAACCGGGGAGCGATTCCAAGATTACCTTGGAGCAAGAGAAGGAAGGCCATTTTTTGCGCCTCCTTTCGGTCGGCGATACCTTCGGGTTGAAAAAAGAGATGTCCTTCGACATCCGCCAATACCCGTATCTTTCCTGGCGCTGGAGAGCCACGAAGCTTCCCAAAGGTGGGGATATCAGGAAAAGGGAAACGGATGATCAAGCCGGCCAAATCTACGTAGTATTTCCCAAGTTTCCCACCATGATCAAGTCTGTCGGCTATATCTGGGACAGTCAGGCCCCGGCTGGGTTTTCAGGAACGAGCACGGCCTACAGCAAAATGAAGTACGTCGTCCTCCAGAGCGGGGTTAATAATTTGAACCAGTGGGTATCCGAGTCCCGCAATGTTTACGAAGATTACAAAAAACTTTTCCAGGAAGAACCACCTACCGTAGGCACCGTCCTACTTTATATCAACTCCCAGCACACCAAAAGCTCCGCTTCCTGCGATTATGCCGATATTTTCTTCTCGGCCAGCCCTCCTAAAAAAGAATGA